A stretch of the Mycobacterium sp. ITM-2016-00317 genome encodes the following:
- a CDS encoding AMP-binding protein — protein sequence MSSLVDRLRGHGDRPAVLTADEQIDYRELASRVQDFAHTLGTRRRLILLETRNDLTTLVRYLGALAGGHVVLPVPDGRDHAAMLAAYRPDVVIDAAGVHVHSDAAHVLHDDLALLMSTSGSTGSPKLVRLSRTNLLANAASIAEYLQIRDTDRAATTLPMSYCYGLSVIHSHLLVGAALILTERSVADDEFWQLFTRHRGTTFAGVPYTFELLDGIGFESKTLPHLRYITQAGGRMPPGRVRRYAALGARRGWQLFVMYGATEATARMAYLPPDLALTRSTAIGRPVPGGSFAIEPTDEWPEPGVGELVYRGANVMMGYAHGPADLADGPGLDVLRTGDIARRGDDGLYEVVGRRSRFVKMYGLRIDLQQLEATLDAAGVRALCTDNGDRLAVVAVAGHDPGVLRRTAARAAGVPAAAVDAVCVPELPKLPSGKPDYPSARMLAADAPAPARHDGDLRRMYADVLLLDPADVDDDASFVDLGGNSLNYVTMSARLERALGRLPVDWPQLSIRTLQNLPAPKRGRWPSWGSTLETSVALRALAIVLIVGSHAELFELWGGAHILLGAAGYNFGRFCLTPLPRPTRIRHLRTTIAWVAIPSVLWVSFALIVTDDYHASNLLLANKILGPHDSMTAGRLWFVEVIVWTLIALALLFCVPAMDRLERRHPFHLAMAFLALGLVLRYDLAGLDVREAAFTVLAFWFFAAGWAAAKATTTWQRAAVTAVLFVGLHGYFDDTLRQLMVFTGLALLIWLPSVRCPSGVAAVAGVIAEASLYIYLTHYQVYPLFGSHELVGVVAAIVVGITVSAAVTLARQWWRDRRLSPSAPAQVPALR from the coding sequence ATGAGCTCGCTGGTGGATCGGCTGCGCGGTCACGGTGACCGCCCGGCGGTGCTCACCGCCGACGAGCAGATCGACTACCGCGAGCTCGCCTCCCGGGTTCAGGATTTCGCCCACACACTGGGCACACGGCGCCGGCTGATCCTGCTGGAGACCCGCAACGACCTGACGACGCTGGTGCGCTACCTCGGCGCCCTCGCCGGCGGCCACGTGGTGCTGCCCGTGCCCGACGGCCGCGACCACGCCGCGATGCTCGCGGCGTACCGCCCTGACGTCGTGATCGACGCCGCGGGCGTGCACGTCCACTCCGATGCCGCGCACGTGCTGCACGACGACCTGGCGCTGCTGATGTCGACGTCCGGCAGTACCGGCTCGCCGAAGCTGGTCCGGCTCTCCCGCACCAATCTGCTGGCCAATGCCGCGTCGATCGCCGAGTACCTACAGATCCGGGACACCGACCGCGCGGCGACGACGCTGCCGATGTCGTACTGCTACGGCCTGTCGGTCATTCACAGTCACCTGCTGGTGGGGGCGGCGCTGATCCTGACCGAGCGCTCGGTCGCCGACGACGAGTTCTGGCAGCTGTTCACCCGCCACCGCGGCACCACCTTCGCCGGTGTCCCGTACACGTTCGAGCTTCTCGACGGGATCGGCTTCGAATCCAAGACCCTCCCGCACCTGCGCTATATCACCCAGGCCGGCGGCCGGATGCCGCCCGGACGGGTCCGCAGGTACGCCGCGCTGGGCGCCCGCCGCGGCTGGCAGCTGTTCGTGATGTACGGGGCCACCGAGGCGACCGCCCGCATGGCGTACCTGCCGCCGGATCTCGCGCTGACCCGCAGCACTGCGATCGGCCGCCCGGTGCCCGGCGGGTCCTTCGCCATCGAACCGACCGACGAATGGCCCGAACCCGGCGTCGGCGAGCTGGTGTACCGCGGCGCCAACGTGATGATGGGCTACGCCCACGGTCCCGCCGATCTCGCCGACGGCCCGGGCCTCGACGTGCTGCGCACCGGCGACATCGCCCGCCGCGGCGACGACGGCCTGTACGAGGTCGTCGGCCGCAGAAGCCGGTTCGTCAAGATGTACGGGCTGCGCATCGACCTGCAGCAACTGGAGGCCACGCTCGACGCGGCCGGCGTGCGCGCGCTGTGCACCGACAACGGCGACCGCCTCGCGGTGGTCGCGGTCGCCGGGCACGATCCCGGCGTGCTGCGCCGGACCGCGGCCCGCGCCGCCGGGGTGCCCGCGGCCGCGGTGGACGCGGTGTGCGTGCCGGAGCTGCCCAAGCTCCCCTCCGGCAAGCCGGACTACCCGAGCGCCCGCATGCTGGCCGCCGACGCGCCCGCACCCGCCCGGCATGACGGGGACCTGCGCCGGATGTACGCCGACGTGCTGTTGCTCGACCCGGCCGACGTCGACGACGACGCCTCCTTCGTCGACCTGGGCGGCAACTCGCTGAACTACGTGACGATGTCGGCGCGGCTGGAACGCGCACTCGGCCGGCTGCCCGTCGACTGGCCGCAGCTGTCGATACGTACGTTGCAGAACCTGCCCGCCCCGAAGCGCGGCCGGTGGCCGTCCTGGGGTTCCACGCTGGAAACGAGTGTGGCGTTGCGCGCGCTCGCGATCGTGTTGATCGTCGGCTCGCACGCCGAGCTCTTCGAGCTGTGGGGCGGGGCGCACATCCTGCTCGGGGCGGCCGGCTACAACTTCGGCCGGTTCTGCCTGACCCCACTGCCCCGGCCCACCCGCATCAGGCACCTGCGCACCACGATCGCCTGGGTCGCGATCCCGTCGGTGTTGTGGGTGTCGTTCGCGCTGATCGTCACCGACGACTACCACGCCTCGAACCTGTTGCTGGCCAACAAGATCCTCGGACCGCACGACAGCATGACCGCCGGACGGCTGTGGTTCGTGGAAGTGATCGTGTGGACGCTGATCGCGCTGGCGCTGCTGTTCTGTGTGCCGGCGATGGACCGGCTGGAACGTCGGCACCCGTTCCACCTCGCGATGGCGTTCCTGGCGCTGGGACTGGTGTTGCGCTACGACCTGGCGGGGCTCGACGTCCGCGAGGCGGCGTTCACCGTGCTCGCGTTCTGGTTCTTCGCGGCGGGCTGGGCCGCCGCCAAGGCCACCACCACCTGGCAGCGGGCGGCGGTGACCGCGGTGTTGTTCGTCGGTCTGCACGGCTACTTCGACGACACGCTGCGCCAGCTGATGGTCTTCACCGGGCTCGCACTGTTGATCTGGTTGCCGTCGGTGCGCTGCCCGTCGGGGGTCGCCGCGGTCGCAGGCGTGATCGCCGAGGCGTCGCTGTACATCTACCTGACGCACTACCAGGTCTATCCGTTGTTCGGCAGCCACGAACTGGTGGGCGTGGTCGCCGCGATCGTCGTCGGCATCACGGTCTCCGCGGCGGTGACGCTGGCCCGGCAGTGGTGGCGCGACCGCAGGCTCAGCCCGTCGGCCCCGGCGCAGGTTCCCGCTCTGCGATGA
- a CDS encoding DUF1206 domain-containing protein, giving the protein MAARTSAASLHRSAHGAADRATDNNAFEYLARAGFAASGVLHLLVGFIIARLAFVGGGGSADQSGALAELSSQTGGTIILWAAVAGLVALGLWRVAEAVIGAKPGESSGRKGDNPAWKRGKALALAVVNFAIAFSAARYAMGTGQSSSQQNAGLSAQLMQSGWGKALLIAVGIGVIAVGAYHVYKGVSEKFLDDLRVSGGTAITAVGITGYVAKGLVLAGAGLLVVIATLQADPSKATGLDAAVKTLGSAPFGKALLIAAALGIAAFGAYSFVRSRYSRM; this is encoded by the coding sequence ATGGCCGCCCGAACTTCAGCAGCATCGCTGCACCGCTCCGCCCACGGCGCCGCCGACCGGGCGACCGACAACAACGCGTTCGAATACCTGGCCCGGGCGGGTTTCGCGGCCAGCGGCGTGCTGCACCTTCTCGTCGGCTTCATCATCGCCAGATTGGCGTTCGTGGGCGGCGGTGGCAGCGCCGACCAATCCGGCGCGCTGGCCGAGCTGTCCAGTCAGACCGGCGGCACGATCATCCTGTGGGCCGCCGTGGCCGGTCTGGTGGCCCTGGGACTGTGGCGGGTGGCCGAAGCGGTGATCGGCGCCAAGCCCGGGGAGAGTTCCGGCCGCAAAGGTGACAATCCCGCGTGGAAACGCGGCAAGGCACTCGCCCTGGCGGTCGTCAACTTCGCGATCGCCTTCTCGGCCGCGCGCTACGCGATGGGCACCGGGCAGTCCAGCTCCCAGCAGAACGCCGGCCTGTCCGCGCAGTTGATGCAGTCCGGCTGGGGCAAGGCGCTCCTGATCGCCGTCGGCATCGGCGTCATCGCGGTCGGCGCCTACCACGTGTACAAGGGCGTGTCCGAGAAGTTCCTCGACGACCTGCGGGTCTCCGGCGGCACCGCGATCACCGCCGTCGGCATCACCGGCTACGTGGCCAAGGGCCTGGTGCTGGCCGGCGCAGGCCTGCTCGTGGTGATCGCCACCCTGCAGGCCGATCCGTCCAAGGCCACCGGTCTGGACGCCGCGGTCAAGACGCTGGGTTCCGCTCCGTTCGGCAAGGCGCTGCTGATCGCGGCGGCGCTGGGCATCGCCGCGTTCGGCGCCTACAGCTTCGTGCGGAGCCGCTACAGCCGGATGTGA
- the aqpZ gene encoding aquaporin Z, translated as MRDPKLFHRLAAEFIGTFWLVLGGCGSAVFAATVQTDGGFPVGIGFAGVALAFGLTVLTGVYAFGTISGGHFNPAVTLGAALARRVEWKMVPSYWAVQVLGGLLGGLVIYVVASGRPGWTAAGNMAANGYGANSPAGYTLWTVLLAEVVLTFMFLLVILGSTDDRGPKGFAGLAIGLTLTLIHLISIPISNTSVNPARSTGVAFFNGDGAPAQLWLFWLAPLVGAAIAGLAYPYLFGYREELADRPVRDDALDLPGSR; from the coding sequence ATGCGCGATCCCAAGCTCTTCCATCGATTGGCCGCCGAGTTCATCGGGACGTTCTGGCTGGTACTCGGCGGCTGTGGCAGTGCGGTGTTCGCCGCGACCGTCCAGACCGACGGCGGCTTCCCGGTGGGCATCGGGTTCGCCGGCGTCGCACTGGCGTTCGGCCTCACGGTGCTCACCGGCGTCTACGCGTTCGGCACCATCTCCGGCGGACACTTCAACCCCGCGGTCACCCTCGGTGCGGCGCTCGCGCGGCGCGTGGAGTGGAAGATGGTGCCGTCCTACTGGGCCGTGCAGGTGCTCGGCGGCCTCCTCGGCGGGCTGGTGATCTACGTGGTGGCCAGCGGCAGGCCCGGGTGGACGGCGGCCGGGAACATGGCCGCCAACGGGTACGGCGCCAACTCCCCCGCCGGGTACACGCTGTGGACGGTGCTCCTCGCCGAGGTCGTGCTGACCTTCATGTTCCTGCTCGTCATCCTCGGCTCCACCGACGACCGCGGCCCCAAGGGATTCGCCGGGCTCGCGATCGGCCTGACGCTGACGCTCATCCACCTCATCTCGATCCCGATCTCCAACACATCGGTCAACCCGGCCCGCTCCACCGGTGTCGCGTTCTTCAACGGCGACGGCGCACCTGCGCAGTTGTGGCTGTTCTGGCTCGCCCCGCTGGTCGGCGCCGCCATCGCCGGCCTGGCCTACCCCTACCTGTTCGGCTACCGGGAGGAACTGGCCGACCGGCCCGTGCGCGACGACGCGCTCGACCTGCCCGGCAGCCGCTGA